A window of the Loxodonta africana isolate mLoxAfr1 chromosome 3, mLoxAfr1.hap2, whole genome shotgun sequence genome harbors these coding sequences:
- the LOC100670256 gene encoding LOW QUALITY PROTEIN: peptidyl-prolyl cis-trans isomerase E (The sequence of the model RefSeq protein was modified relative to this genomic sequence to represent the inferred CDS: substituted 1 base at 1 genomic stop codon) has protein sequence MPFSFLTPENFCCLCTHEKGLGFKGSGFHCIIPQFMCHGSDFMNHNGTGGKSICGKKFDNKNFILKHMGPGLLSVANSGPDTNGSQFFLMCDKTDWLDGELVVFGEVTEGLDVSRQIEAXGSKNGKPKQKVIPTVENVCDPALSLLCPLPAPAPCPGEPAGSPSLVTALSSSSRGHCQDFPWAPPSVWLWAWGGSAGAHPPYCGRLVQPDEQAIPPEQGKGK, from the exons atgcctttttcatttttaacCCCAGAAAATTTCTGCTGCCTGTGCACCCATGAAAAGGGCCTTGGCTTCAAGGGAAGTGGCTTCCACTGCATCATCCCCCAGTTCATGTGCCACGGCAGCGATTTCATGAACCACAATGGCACCGGGGGCAAGTCCATCTGTGGGAAGAAGTttgataataaaaattttatcCTCAAACACATGGGACCAG GCCTTCTCTCCGTGGCCAACTCTGGTCCAGACACCAATGGCTCCCAGTTCTTCCTGATGTGTGACAAGACAGACTGGCTGGATGGCGAGCTCGTGGTGTTTGGGGAGGTCACCGAAGGCTTGGATGTCTCACGGCAGATTGAA GCCTAGGGCAGCAAGAATGGGAAGCCAAAGCAGAAAGTGATCCCAACTGTGGAGAATGTGTGTGATCCAGCACTTTCTCTGCTCTGCCCTCTCCCTGCTCCTGCCCCCTGTCCAGGGGAACCAGCAGGGAGCCCTTCCTTGGTGACAGCTTTGAGTAGCTCCTCCCGCGGGCACTGCCAGGACTTCCCCTGGGCTCCTCCCAGTGTGTGGCTGTGGGCATGGGGAGGCAGCGCAGGAGCCCACCCACCCTACTGTGGACG